A window of the Bacillota bacterium genome harbors these coding sequences:
- a CDS encoding phytanoyl-CoA dioxygenase family protein encodes MTTVLHYPLSEEQIAFFRDNGFVQLDNVLSEEELQALRAAADEVLSQRFDPRIETSAANPEYEKVFVQKVNLWRVHEGIRRYVLSPRIAEIARRLIGAERIRLWHDHLLTKMPGDSKPSPWHQDRPYWPMIGYDQLSCWMALDDVDENNGCMQFIPGSHLWGELEAINLVTPQDIFALVPDKEVKPPYVARMKAGSCTFHHGLTFHYAEANHTDRPRRAMVTIFMADGTLYNGKPHVVTDGLGLQPGEPLAGELFPVLAEGA; translated from the coding sequence ATGACCACAGTACTGCATTATCCCCTGAGCGAGGAGCAGATTGCCTTCTTTCGCGACAACGGCTTTGTGCAACTGGACAACGTCCTGAGTGAGGAAGAGCTGCAAGCACTTCGCGCTGCTGCCGATGAGGTGCTCTCACAGCGGTTTGACCCTCGCATCGAAACCTCTGCGGCGAACCCCGAATACGAGAAGGTCTTCGTGCAGAAGGTGAACCTGTGGCGGGTTCATGAGGGCATCCGTCGGTATGTGCTCAGCCCGCGCATCGCCGAGATCGCGCGGCGTCTGATTGGTGCGGAGCGCATTCGCCTGTGGCACGACCACTTGCTCACCAAAATGCCGGGCGATAGCAAACCGTCTCCGTGGCACCAGGACCGACCATACTGGCCCATGATAGGCTATGACCAGCTTTCGTGCTGGATGGCGCTGGACGACGTGGACGAGAACAACGGCTGTATGCAGTTCATCCCCGGTTCGCATCTGTGGGGCGAGCTGGAAGCGATTAATCTGGTCACCCCGCAGGACATCTTCGCACTCGTGCCCGACAAAGAGGTGAAACCTCCCTATGTTGCTCGCATGAAGGCTGGCAGCTGCACCTTCCACCACGGGCTGACGTTCCACTATGCGGAAGCGAACCATACCGACCGTCCACGCCGCGCGATGGTGACCATATTCATGGCAGACGGCACCCTGTACAACGGCAAGCCCCATGTGGTAACCGATGGACTGGGCTTACAGCCGGGTGAGCCTTTAGCCGGGGAGCTGTTCCCTGTGCTGGCGGAAGGTGCCTAG
- a CDS encoding glycoside hydrolase family 127 protein gives MQSPSSSTVVCTRSSAYARLKSVGVREVQLTSGLLHERFRTNLAAGIPAGWTQLWESHTIPNFYVVSGRRPGEVKGPRYIDSDGYKWLEAACWAYAHAQDDTLKAWIDEFVDVIEAAQEEDGYVNTHFMGERQSLRFTDLDHAHEIYCFGHLTQAAIAHHRVTGESKLLNVARRFAELLYRLFGPEGRWGACGHPEAEMALVELYRETGERRYLELASRMIDARGRKPPVLDGSIYLLDHAPFREQREAVGHAVRALYLYAGATDLYLETGEAALIETLHTLWEDVFTRKAYVTGGLGARYEGEAFGLAYELPNLRAYAETCAAIAGFMWNWRMLQVEPDARYADWMEIALYNGILSGMSLDGRRYFYMNPLESRGGYERSPWFGCACCPPNVHRTLASLPGYLYSLDEQTVYVHFYAGSHLDTRLPNGQPVQIRVQTDYPWSGDIEVQPSPGSYTLALRIPGWAWEAELRINGERLEATPGSYAIVQREWQEGDSVHLSLPMTIELLRANPRIEEDRASAALRRGPVVYCLEQVDLAEGSLLDIYMPEDTSRLRAKHMPALLGGVVAIEGNALLDTVPRESQPLYVPVSRYIPPRHREVRVRWVPYYAWANRGAGAMKVWLPITR, from the coding sequence ATGCAGTCGCCATCCTCATCGACGGTCGTGTGCACGCGCAGCAGCGCATATGCCCGCTTGAAATCCGTTGGTGTGCGCGAGGTTCAGCTAACCAGCGGGTTGCTGCATGAGCGGTTCCGCACTAACCTTGCCGCGGGTATTCCCGCAGGCTGGACGCAGTTGTGGGAGAGCCATACCATTCCCAACTTCTATGTGGTGAGTGGGCGCCGCCCCGGCGAGGTGAAGGGGCCTCGTTACATCGACTCAGACGGCTATAAGTGGCTGGAAGCGGCGTGCTGGGCGTATGCACACGCGCAGGACGATACCCTGAAGGCGTGGATCGACGAGTTCGTAGACGTGATTGAGGCGGCGCAGGAAGAGGACGGCTACGTAAACACCCATTTTATGGGCGAGCGTCAATCCCTGCGTTTCACCGACCTCGATCACGCGCACGAGATATATTGCTTCGGGCACCTCACACAAGCGGCTATCGCCCACCACCGCGTGACAGGCGAGAGCAAACTGCTGAACGTCGCCCGACGCTTTGCTGAACTGCTGTATCGCCTGTTCGGACCAGAAGGCAGATGGGGTGCGTGCGGACACCCTGAAGCGGAGATGGCGCTGGTAGAGCTGTACCGCGAGACCGGGGAGCGCCGCTATCTGGAACTGGCATCACGCATGATCGATGCCCGTGGGCGGAAACCGCCTGTGCTGGACGGCTCGATCTATCTGCTGGACCATGCCCCCTTCCGCGAACAGCGCGAAGCGGTGGGGCACGCGGTGCGCGCGCTGTACCTATACGCAGGTGCAACAGACCTGTACTTGGAAACCGGTGAAGCGGCGTTGATAGAAACCCTTCATACCCTCTGGGAAGACGTATTCACCCGCAAGGCGTACGTGACGGGTGGACTGGGCGCACGCTATGAGGGTGAAGCGTTTGGACTGGCGTATGAGTTGCCGAACCTGCGGGCTTACGCGGAAACCTGCGCTGCCATTGCAGGCTTCATGTGGAACTGGCGGATGCTGCAGGTGGAACCCGATGCGCGCTATGCCGATTGGATGGAGATCGCGTTGTACAACGGCATCCTGTCGGGTATGTCGCTGGACGGTAGACGCTACTTCTACATGAACCCGCTGGAGTCGCGCGGCGGCTACGAGCGTTCGCCGTGGTTCGGGTGCGCCTGTTGCCCGCCCAACGTGCATCGCACGCTGGCGTCGCTGCCGGGCTATCTGTACAGTCTGGACGAGCAGACGGTATACGTTCACTTCTACGCGGGTAGCCATCTGGACACCCGGTTACCCAACGGTCAGCCCGTTCAGATTCGGGTACAGACCGACTACCCATGGTCTGGCGACATCGAGGTGCAACCGTCACCAGGCAGCTATACGCTTGCCTTGCGCATCCCCGGCTGGGCTTGGGAGGCGGAACTGCGCATCAACGGTGAACGACTGGAAGCCACACCCGGAAGTTATGCTATTGTGCAACGCGAGTGGCAAGAAGGCGATAGTGTACATCTCTCGCTGCCCATGACGATTGAGCTCCTTCGTGCCAACCCGCGTATTGAAGAGGACAGAGCCAGTGCTGCGCTTCGCCGCGGACCGGTAGTGTACTGCCTCGAGCAGGTAGACCTTGCCGAAGGTAGCTTGCTGGACATTTACATGCCAGAAGATACCAGCAGGTTGCGGGCGAAACACATGCCTGCGTTGCTGGGCGGAGTGGTGGCTATCGAAGGGAACGCCCTGCTGGATACCGTGCCTCGCGAAAGCCAGCCGCTGTATGTGCCCGTTTCACGCTACATTCCCCCACGCCATCGCGAAGTGCGGGTGCGATGGGTACCGTATTATGCGTGGGCGAACCGTGGAGCAGGCGCGATGAAGGTGTGGCTACCTATCACCCGATAA
- a CDS encoding mechanosensitive ion channel family protein, with protein MSVRHCHLYLLIVFLLLSGMPPSLTQESSSPPVPVRIGNKEVFVLRHALGGMSVQQRVALVNYRLEKLVQDRLADPADFVVGIDRVTGLPYIQHKRYKGILLVIGEQDAGERSPLSVATEYAERLEFALREIRLQQQKKEEQRRLRELRREYTRATMLAIMYSVLLPLVWHFVRRLTSFIDQRLQRSSICSNGVCWRQATLISPQKVTILMARIISIEHFVAYTVILLVYIQLLLATFPATRPHSDLLQRAALQTLSRMGSAIVDSIPGIVNIFIIVIVARLVLRGFEMVMTYAESGAVSLEPYVPHEFVRPTRSLGKFVIVLVALFFIAPNIPGAGTDFAKVVTVFMGVIVSFSSSTTVGNFIAGIVIAYMRPFRRGDRVKIGDYVGDIVDSTFMYTRLRTLKNEDVLIPSLQILSASVVNYSSAPNGIILHTTVSIGYDVPRQQVEALLIEAALRTEDCEKNPAPFVLITSLDDSYVTYELNVYTSCPNRLQVIYSRLHQNIKDVFDAAEIEIMSPTYLAIRDGNRITIPDRNTQSQ; from the coding sequence GTGTCAGTTCGCCACTGTCACCTCTATTTACTCATTGTTTTCTTGTTGCTCTCAGGTATGCCTCCATCGCTCACCCAAGAGTCCTCGTCGCCCCCTGTGCCAGTACGCATTGGGAACAAAGAAGTCTTTGTGCTTCGACACGCGCTGGGTGGAATGTCCGTCCAACAGCGTGTCGCGCTTGTGAACTACCGTCTAGAAAAATTGGTGCAAGACCGTCTGGCAGACCCCGCTGACTTCGTAGTAGGCATCGATCGGGTGACTGGACTGCCCTATATCCAGCACAAGCGTTACAAAGGCATCTTGCTAGTAATCGGCGAGCAGGACGCAGGCGAACGCAGCCCCTTATCTGTAGCCACAGAGTATGCAGAAAGACTGGAGTTTGCGCTTCGCGAAATCCGCTTACAGCAGCAGAAAAAGGAAGAGCAACGTCGCCTAAGAGAACTGCGTCGGGAATACACCCGTGCCACTATGCTGGCGATAATGTATAGTGTCTTGCTGCCATTGGTATGGCATTTTGTTCGACGACTAACATCTTTCATTGACCAGAGGTTGCAACGGTCGTCTATATGCTCGAACGGCGTGTGTTGGAGACAGGCGACGCTGATTTCGCCTCAGAAAGTAACCATACTGATGGCACGTATAATCTCGATAGAGCACTTCGTCGCATACACCGTCATACTTCTTGTCTATATCCAGCTGTTACTGGCTACCTTCCCTGCCACACGACCACACAGCGATTTGTTGCAACGAGCGGCTTTACAGACTTTATCACGCATGGGCAGTGCTATCGTAGACTCGATTCCTGGAATCGTCAATATCTTTATTATTGTCATTGTAGCCCGATTAGTGTTGAGGGGCTTCGAGATGGTGATGACATATGCAGAATCGGGCGCGGTCAGTCTGGAACCTTATGTGCCTCATGAATTTGTCAGACCAACGCGCTCGCTGGGCAAGTTTGTAATTGTATTAGTCGCTCTCTTTTTTATCGCCCCTAATATACCTGGTGCAGGAACAGATTTTGCAAAGGTAGTGACAGTTTTTATGGGAGTCATTGTCTCTTTCAGCTCCTCGACCACAGTCGGGAACTTCATCGCAGGAATTGTCATCGCTTATATGCGTCCTTTCCGACGAGGAGACCGCGTTAAGATTGGAGATTATGTGGGCGACATTGTGGATTCCACGTTTATGTACACTCGCTTGAGAACTCTGAAAAACGAGGATGTGCTGATCCCAAGTCTGCAAATCCTCAGCGCAAGCGTGGTCAACTATTCCTCTGCCCCGAATGGGATCATTCTGCACACGACGGTATCCATCGGATATGATGTCCCGCGGCAGCAGGTGGAGGCTTTGTTGATAGAAGCAGCTCTCCGAACCGAAGACTGCGAAAAGAATCCCGCGCCCTTCGTGCTGATAACCTCACTTGACGATTCTTACGTCACCTACGAGCTAAATGTGTACACCTCTTGTCCCAATCGCCTGCAGGTTATCTATTCTCGTCTTCACCAGAACATTAAAGACGTGTTCGATGCGGCTGAAATAGAAATCATGTCACCCACCTACCTGGCGATACGCGATGGCAACCGCATAACTATTCCCGACCGCAACACCCAATCGCAGTAA
- a CDS encoding site-2 protease family protein has translation MGNLDWNFIFMQLLAFVLCITVHEFAHAIAADRLGDPTPRRQGRVSLNPIDHLDPLGTLMVVLMVVTGARGIGWGKAVQVNPANFLHPRRDMMLVAAAGPFSNLVFAAVLAVVTRLFAPSMTPSLADFMVYMVYMNIGLMFFNLIPIAPLDGSKILAGLLPADAAYRYELTMFRFGPILLLALVFVVPGVLSVLVGLPTAMVVSRLLGMGL, from the coding sequence ATGGGAAATCTGGATTGGAACTTCATCTTCATGCAGCTGTTGGCGTTTGTGCTATGCATTACCGTGCATGAATTCGCACATGCCATCGCCGCTGACCGCCTGGGCGATCCCACGCCGAGACGGCAGGGGCGTGTCTCGCTGAACCCCATAGACCATCTCGACCCGCTGGGCACGTTGATGGTGGTGTTGATGGTGGTCACAGGCGCACGCGGCATCGGCTGGGGCAAGGCGGTGCAGGTGAACCCGGCCAATTTCCTGCATCCGCGCCGCGATATGATGCTGGTCGCGGCAGCGGGTCCTTTCTCGAACTTGGTGTTCGCTGCCGTGTTGGCCGTTGTTACGCGCCTGTTCGCCCCAAGCATGACGCCAAGCCTGGCAGATTTCATGGTGTATATGGTCTACATGAACATCGGGCTGATGTTCTTCAATCTCATCCCCATCGCTCCACTGGACGGTTCTAAGATTCTGGCTGGCTTGCTCCCCGCCGACGCGGCATACCGCTATGAGCTAACGATGTTCCGCTTCGGTCCCATCCTGCTGCTCGCGCTGGTGTTTGTGGTGCCGGGCGTGCTATCTGTGCTGGTGGGACTGCCTACCGCAATGGTCGTGTCCCGCCTGCTGGGAATGGGACTATAG
- the lysA gene encoding diaminopimelate decarboxylase: protein MLLLGTQRINEQGHLEIGGCDAVELAKQFGTPLYVLDEATFRQNMRDYRRAFDKRYPRNEIAYAGKALLCMAVARIVAQEGYDLDVASAGELYTALKAGFPPEKLVFHGNNKSLFELQMAVQHDVGRIVVDNLLELEMLEQVAAEAGKQVPILIRVTPGIDPHTHRFIRTGQADTKFGLNIRNGYALEGVRRALETQHLRLKGIHCHVGSQLLETEAQERAVKIMVDFMHTLRKQLNYTVEELNIGGGLGIRYIESHQPPTFEEYAERIVGVLTQQLERRNLPYPTLLQEPGRALVGEAGLTLYTIGAIKQVPIHQPPGTRTYVAVDGGMSDNPRPQLYDAVYTALVANKANRPANTVVTIAGKHCETDILIRNVAIAQPEPGDILAVPSTGAYNYAMSSNYNRFPRPAMVLVNAGRAEVIVERETLDDLLAHDRIPERLQSEQPVMERA from the coding sequence ATGTTGCTGTTAGGTACACAACGGATTAACGAGCAAGGACATCTGGAAATCGGTGGGTGCGACGCGGTAGAGCTGGCAAAACAGTTCGGCACCCCGCTTTACGTACTCGACGAAGCCACTTTTCGGCAGAACATGCGCGATTACCGCCGCGCCTTCGACAAACGCTATCCCCGCAATGAAATCGCCTACGCAGGCAAGGCGTTACTGTGCATGGCGGTCGCTCGTATCGTGGCGCAGGAAGGTTACGACCTGGACGTGGCGTCAGCAGGCGAGCTGTACACCGCGCTGAAGGCAGGCTTCCCGCCAGAGAAGCTGGTTTTCCACGGCAACAATAAATCGCTGTTCGAGTTGCAAATGGCGGTGCAGCATGACGTGGGGCGCATCGTGGTGGATAACCTGCTGGAGCTGGAGATGCTGGAGCAGGTTGCCGCCGAGGCAGGCAAGCAGGTACCTATCCTGATTCGCGTCACGCCCGGCATCGACCCCCACACGCACCGCTTCATCCGCACGGGACAGGCGGACACGAAATTCGGCTTGAACATCCGCAACGGCTACGCGCTGGAAGGGGTACGCCGTGCGCTGGAGACGCAGCACCTGCGCTTGAAGGGTATCCACTGCCACGTCGGTTCGCAGCTGCTGGAGACCGAAGCGCAGGAGCGGGCGGTGAAGATTATGGTGGACTTTATGCACACCCTTCGCAAGCAGCTGAACTACACGGTGGAGGAGCTCAACATCGGAGGTGGGCTGGGTATTCGCTACATCGAGAGCCACCAACCTCCGACCTTTGAGGAGTATGCGGAGCGAATTGTCGGTGTGTTGACCCAGCAACTGGAGCGACGCAACCTGCCGTACCCCACGCTGTTGCAGGAGCCGGGGCGCGCACTTGTGGGAGAAGCAGGGTTAACCCTGTATACCATCGGTGCAATCAAGCAAGTGCCCATCCATCAGCCGCCCGGCACGCGCACCTATGTGGCGGTGGACGGCGGGATGTCCGATAACCCGCGCCCGCAGCTCTACGACGCTGTATATACCGCGCTGGTGGCTAACAAAGCAAACCGCCCGGCAAATACCGTCGTGACTATCGCGGGCAAGCACTGCGAAACCGATATTTTAATACGGAACGTTGCCATTGCCCAGCCGGAACCGGGCGACATCCTGGCTGTTCCGTCTACGGGCGCATACAACTACGCCATGAGCAGTAACTACAACCGTTTCCCGCGCCCGGCGATGGTGCTGGTGAACGCAGGGCGTGCTGAGGTCATCGTGGAGCGCGAAACGTTGGATGACCTGCTGGCACACGACCGCATCCCGGAACGGCTGCAGTCAGAACAACCGGTGATGGAAAGAGCGTAA